AAATTTTCAGGGATATAATATTCGACGAATAAAGAGTGAAAGGGTTAATTAGATAACCAGTCACTTCGGTTCACATAACACCTGAGGGGGATTTGAATTTATCAGCACAGCCTAGGCTGTGCACAACTTGACTTCAAACTGGCTAGGCCACATTCACGTGCAAATGGAGAGATTGGCATTTTCACCTTAAAGCTATTACGCTCTTTTCCTTGGGAGGAGTCGTGTTTCTGCCTACACATAACCTCCCAGGGTTACATAccgcactgtactgtattaaaaacatggtgggggggggggggtttgtcttGTCAAGCTAAGTTCGATTCTTATGTCTACAGTACACTGTGACTCAGATCCTTTAGGTTATTTTGTGTGACATAAACAGGCGGCGCCctgggagggttttttttttttaatggtatagTCAACGTTGCTTGAATAAATTGGTTTATGAATACATGAGCCCCCGTTCTCCTTCTTGTTAACATTGTTAGAATTTGcacaaaaaactgatttttttttttttcccccagtccAATTCAACTTTATTCCCAAGCgcatatattaaacatacatatggaaaaatacaaaatcacagcTGATGTCACATCTTacgttttaaaatattattacaaaacatattactgGAAGAAATTCGAATTAAGCTCAATATCAATTAAGTTTACACAACATAAACCCCAGATGAACCAATTAgtattccttgtgtaccttaaaaTACCACCAAATCGTTCTTAATATGTTTAGACATACACGGTAACCATAGCTATGTATTACTCTGAACAGTTATCTGATTTCAAAAGCCATGTTTAAATTGAAAAAGACTTGTAATAAAAAGTGATGTCACTGCccatgtagttttgttttgtcccCGGGTTCAAGTTGGGAAcctcccaatatatatatatatatatatatatatatatatatatatatatatattattatatatatatattatattcatgataatatattaaattaaattttttgaaCTATCGTTTCGTTGGGGGAAATTAGGGTATGAATCTTCATTTTAAAGTCAATTAAAGGTTTGATTCCACCGGTGCCCTCTAGCAAAATTGTAATTTGCTTAAATAGCTTTATATACCTACGCACCCCAGAGTGCAGGAGAAGTCTATTTCTATCTCCGGTTGGTGGGTTTTGTCTTTGCCGTTAAGCATACACAGAGATAAGGGATTCTAACCTCTAAAACATATGTATCTGTTCTTTTATGAACTGCAAAAACATAAACCATTATGCATGtagtccttttcttttttatagtagCATATTTAAACGGCAGCTATGTATTCTTGTAAGATCATACCACATTGTAATGTTATAATATGAGTCATGTCAACACAGCGTATCAACAGCAACCTATGGCTGGCTACAACCTACCACTCACCAGAGAGAAGTTCGTGGATTTAAATTATTTACCCTTACCGCTTCATTAAATTGATCTAGGCATAAAtcgacgtttttttttttggtttgtttgttttgtttttttttctttttttgtttgtttgttttttcacgtCTCTATTGAGGCTATGCGAATACCGGCCACAACCCGGTAATATAGTTGAAAAGTTAGAGTAAAAAATGCCAACAGTGCAGCAACGTTTTAATCAGAAATGGtatacagtgaaaaaatacaaatttgcaaTTGGGTGTCTGTTTTTCAAATGCATTATAGCTATTCAGTGTTAACTAAAAACAAGAAGCTTGCCACCCTCTATTAGCTACTGACTGATTTGCTTTCGGAGAAACATCCAATTTTACTTAAATACATATGATCGCCTTAGTTACACCAAAACAAACCTTTAAATGAGTTTTAGTGAATACATTTTGGAGCAggtcagttttaaatatagaacaagaATGCAGAATAAGCGCGACTTCAGCAAAAGAGATGTTCACATAAGCAATGTGTGCTCAAGTCTAAGAGCGACGGGCAAGGGAGCACTGACAAGACAAAATAATGAACCGAATACATCGGAAAAAATGCACAGGATTTCCTAAAGCCCAAACGCCATAGTGTTTCCAAGACTACTCATGAGAGATTTACATTCATTGGAAATATCTCTTCATATTGTGCGAGCTACATCTTCATTTGCCTCTACAATCATTTAGGCTATATagttaacatttacattttatttaaaaaaaaaaaaaaaatgaagagacacGAAGCGGGTCAAGTTTACAGGCAAGGCACGACGCGGGTCAAGTTTACAAGCTAATCTTGCCAGGTCGGTTCCGGGAGCAAGCCTTAATAAAGCAATAATAGCCACATTATTCAAAACTGTTCATTTCGATGGAAATTCATTTAAAACGGACTTAATCATATGCAAATAATAAAAGGAGTAGAGACCCAGCAGATGATCTGAATACAAATTGTAATATTGCAAGAGAAAAAACCTGACAAACCTGATCATGATTTCCCGATGATCTTGTGATTTCTTCACTATCTGATTTAGATCCGCCTTCTCTGTCATCTATAACCAAGTCAATGGGCATTTTTCCTTTTAAGCAGCTAATATACCGATGACAGAAATTGTCACACAGTTCGTGCACCTACAGTTAAAAAGAGagggacaaaaataaaaattacaaaggATATAAACGAAATTGACAAGTGCAGCCAAAGCCCCCTTTGACACGAAAATGTTGCAAATAGTGGAAGCACTTTGCAATTATCCTCTCGAGACCCTAGACACATCCCGAATTTGGAATAACTTTCATTTCTTGCGAAATAGAGATATCGCAGAAAATTGACAGCGACAAGACGATTCACAGGCTACAACATACGCAACACCCGTGTAAAATTAATCTGCTCCTGGGGTTGTGGCCATTAGAGAGATGACCTGCATGAGTGACATTTAAGGTAAACTGTTTAATTTCGTCTAGTTGTTTCATTATAGCCCCCTTTCAAGGGAATCTGTGCACAGAGGAGCTAAACGTATTAAATCGGAATAGGATAGTGCCACCTCCGCCATTGGCATGTAATGCCCAAAAATTACCATAAAAGGTCAAACATGTTCTATTTGTAAAAGCAAACACATatggtattatttttaaagtaaaaaaaagacatatgcAATAATCAAATTACCATTGACTAAgcatacaaatactgtacatttcagaGCGACAGAGCAATGGAAATGCATGTTCAAAATGTTAGTCtattatgtttaatattaaacatttatttcgGTATTTTATAGACTACAGCGCAAAGCTTTCTTCATCCTAGCAAAAAATCCTCTAATGCACATGACTAAAAATGAGCACATTATCGGGGCGTTTCTGATTCTGCTTTTAGTAGCCTAAGTTGTAATTAAACCGCGAAGAGAAATGGGCACCAGGATTGGTTTTGACACTAATTGCAACAGACCAGAAAGAAAGACGTTTATGCAAATGTACCCCATAGGTCTGAACTGTAACATCATGCTGCAACAGAAGACAGTAGTGAAAATTACCTTCTCTAGCTCCAATAAATGAAACCTTAATACTTGGATGGCTTGTATCATCTGCAAAGAAAGTTAACAGTGATCAGCACCCACGATACCAAAATACATTCAGGAATTAGGAAGCCACCTGCTAAAATCTCGTTGTATTTTAAGCagatacaacataaaatatttagaATGAAGATGGTggcagtgttttttatatattctgttaTTTAGCTTGTAGTGTTctaatgttttaaaagtttattggAGTCCGCATAGCAATAGAGACAGCTATATTACATAGcgttgacatttaaaaaaaaaaaaaaaggggggggggggtaatctaAGACAACTTGATGAAAAGGGATTTCCGTCCATACTTCTCAAATCCAAATTGTAAAATGGAAAATTGCATCTTGCCTGTATTAGAAAAACATTTGCATACAGCATTTCATTGAAAAACGCCATGATACTGAGAGCAGTGACAGCTTTCCAATAAGTACAGGAGATGGTTATCTCTGGTGACAACGAGGGCTATCATAAAATCAAACACTCCTATTTGTAAGTATAAACGACCATTCTACATTTCATTTTGTGCTTATTCAAATAGAATAAGAAATATAAacgggataataataataatataataataataataataataataataataataataataataataataataattgctacagCCTcgatattttatataatatatttgttctTACCAAGTTATCCAGTTCTGGGTTTgatgaaaataaaggtttttcaGCCCGTATCTAAAGTAAGGAAATGTAATTATTAGAAAAATCAGATATACGAGTTTCCAAAACTAACCTAAATACTTTAACTAAACTGCATAAACTTCACAGAAGTGTTAAAACATAACAGAAAAACACTGTATATGTTAGTTACTTAATTATTGTTGATTATCAACACGTCTAGATCTGCTGTTAAACTGCATCATTTACTTTGACAGAAAGTACTAACTTAACAAACAATTCCAGACATTTCGGAGCAAGAAAGTAATTTTCCTAACCTGTTTAGCGAATACTGCTATATCCTCATTGAAGGACTCTGAGGAACAAACATCGCCGCCTGCTACCCCGGGTTCCCTGGGCGTGCAAGTCGCTAATTCACATTTCTCAAAAATCAGTGCTAAAAGAGGGAAGAGTGGGTGCCTGGAAGAAAATACAACCGTCAAGCCCACTACAAACGTTAAGGACAAACATTtcagaaaatacaaattaaaggaTGACAGATTTCGGTTTATCTCTTAATTCTCTCATAATGTGTTGATAATTAACAGATTTAGAATCGAGAGGTAAAGATGCAAGACACAACATTATTGAATATAtcaaaacgttaaaaaaaatgcatgagcAACGTATTCTGCTTATTTTGTACTGTAACACTTGCGATAAGAGTAGCCATATTGAGCATACACTGTTGCGTTGTCTTTATTCAGCATCATAATCATCCAGATTGTTTCATGTAGTTGTTATAAATAGCTAAATGAAGCACAAGCTGTGCAACTATGATATGTGTAACATGTTACAATGAATCTACATGCTTTAATCATACTTATGATTGAGTTACTTGTGCAAAGTGTACTTTGTGACAAGCtgcgcatgtttttttttttttttttttttttttgttcagttggCAACCTGTAAACGTACTCTAACATAGGCCTATTTCAACAAACTACTTCGATTTACTTCCATTACAAATGTGTACTGGCAAGTTCGGTTATTTTACATAACTGTCATTTCATTGTGTTTTGGACATTTTTAATTCTAAAGTCGccatgcaattattttaaaagtaaggtttttcttttattttatatatttgatttttttttatttttaaaaccatgatTGCCAATTCCTAAACATCAATGTTTGAGAACAACTCCCCATAGCATTATCCACATTGTTAGGTGTGTAGAGATCAACTTTATCAGTTTCATACCCCAAAATACAGAGGGACAGGGACTGGGGACAGGCGGGGGGGACGGAGGACACTTTACTTTTGATACCGTACACTGACAATATGTTGTtaaatagaagaagaagaagaagaagaagaagaagaagaagaagaagaagaagaagaaggtctTGCACAGCTCCATTTGTTTAAGTTTTTTGAATTGTTTAACGAGTTGGCTTAGATAGACAGTAACTATTCCAATTACTATCCCCACAACACATACTTGTAATCTTTCTTGTCCacagttttaatatattaataacagCGTGAATAAATGCCTGCCTTAAACCTTATAACATTCAGTTAAGGATTGCattgtaaaaataatgtaatcatatatagatagatagatagatagatagatagatagatagatagatagatagatagatagatagatacacgcacattcattttaaaacatgaatcgGTACTTTAATAGTTTCTTCTaagaaaaatatatagtataatgcAAGTAATACATAGTATATTTTCACACGACATAATATCATCACACTGTACACCATGAAAAAGCTTAACTCAATctggctgatatatatatatatatatatatatatatatatatatatatatatatatatatatatatatatatatatatatatatatatatatatttcttatatacTTTTCTACTACATTGCTTAACTACATAAATCAGGAACCATTACAGCCACTACATTATCGGGAAATAATCATAAGTAATTTTATGGTCTTCTTGATCATACAATATTAAAATTGCTGTCAACTAAACCTACCCGTAAATGGCATCTTTATCTCTTTTTAAGGCATCGTTGACAGAAGAACCCATGCTGGGGGCCATTGCGTTGGTGTGAGCTGTGTGCGGGTACTGGTGCGAGTGCAGCGGAGGACCATGATTCAGATGGTGGACAGGCTGCATAGATCTGGCCGCATGAGGGTCCCCATACATGGTGGTTGGGATCCCTACTCCATCCATCCCACCATAGTGGGGTAAATCGTCGTACTGTACAACAAAACAGGCATGGGGTCACAATCAATGGTTACTTGGGAGAAGAGAAAGTTGTCAAAAGCAGCTCTTTGCACCGAGAAACCAGTCTTATATATATGGAGAATTTCActtcatgttttaattaattgttcttaaaaagaaaatcaaagcgAACTATATGTTGTATATCATTGCTCAGTCAGTTTAAgtgatatctattttttttaaagaattggtttctaatttaaaataaagtgtttttttgtttttttttagaagccTTAAAGTGAAACTTGGCGCACGGACTTGGGCAAGAAAGTACATTAACTTTATTTTCCAAATTGCATACAGATAGTAATTGCATGTTATTAagatatgtgttttattttcaaaatatccttttagttttcttttttttttgtttttgtttaactttgaAATGTAAGTATTGGAAAAAAACATTGTTCCTATAATGTTCTAAATTGGCCTATTTTTCTAGTCAAAGATGTCATTTGTGTTGCACTGTCGCTTCAGACAGATACAAGTGACAAAGAACTACAATATATTTGAAACAACGGTGGCATAATAAGGTTgtctttacaaaatgtaaaaaaaaaaagtttttcagatatttgaaaaaaacacattttgtatattgtttgtatatttttaataggCATATAAATCTGTATATAAAGACTGACACGGGAGCAGTaaacttttttctcattttttctcattttttacttttttattttgtattattattataacaatgttatttcaaatacaaaatagtttaaaCGTTTTGCAAATAACTTTAGTTAATTGTAGAGCTCAAATGTTCATGATGATTCTTTGTGTGTTAGGATAGTTTAAATGAAAGTGAGAAGAAAAGGGAATTAGCACTTTGATCCACTAAAACTGCAGAGGTGTGAATGGCCAACACGAACACGGGTCTCACTTTCTGGGAGCAAAAGGTAAAGGAGAAGAACGGTGTTAACATTACGATCTGATGCGGtcttcttttgtatttatttatttatgtaaatatctTACTTTTCCTTAATAATTGTCAGCATAACATAATGCAATTTTGTTCCTTGCACAATTGTGTAAGTATTAAATAAATCTTAGCTATTTTAAGACAAATGTTTTCCTATCTAAGACCTGAACGTAC
The Polyodon spathula isolate WHYD16114869_AA chromosome 5, ASM1765450v1, whole genome shotgun sequence DNA segment above includes these coding regions:
- the LOC121316118 gene encoding homeobox protein Meis1 isoform X2, with protein sequence MAQRYDDLPHYGGMDGVGIPTTMYGDPHAARSMQPVHHLNHGPPLHSHQYPHTAHTNAMAPSMGSSVNDALKRDKDAIYGHPLFPLLALIFEKCELATCTPREPGVAGGDVCSSESFNEDIAVFAKQIRAEKPLFSSNPELDNLMIQAIQVLRFHLLELEKVHELCDNFCHRYISCLKGKMPIDLVIDDREGGSKSDSEEITRSSGNHDQTSWNRDHDDTASTRSGGTPGPSSGGHTSHSGDNSSEQGDGLDNSVASPSTGDDDDPDKEKKRNKKRGIFPKVATNIMRAWLFQHLTHPYPSEEQKKQLAQDTGLTILQVNNWFINARRRIVQPMIDQSNRAVSQGAPYNPDGQPMGGFVMDGQQHMGIRPPGPMSGMGMNMGMEGQWHYM